The following proteins are co-located in the Brevibacillus laterosporus DSM 25 genome:
- a CDS encoding RNA-binding protein: MSIYHHFKKEEYPFVERALEMLRLVDERQIMRLTDFLDPRQLFILQSLTSQVQDVKVSASGGYDGAERVRVLLHPSYIVPEDVDFRLRLFEIKGNQRFVALEHRDVMGALLHVGLKREKFGDILLGEDSCQTVVAEEVADFVRMQVTNIHRIPVSLQELPLADLKVPEKKGSNKTFTVLSARLDAIIGEVCNLSRAKALLPIRAGKCKVNHKVVEDPSHNINQGDMISLGGFGRFEITEVTGPTKSGRLRLTAFIFS; the protein is encoded by the coding sequence ATGAGTATTTACCATCATTTTAAAAAAGAAGAATATCCATTCGTAGAACGGGCGTTGGAAATGCTAAGGTTAGTGGATGAGCGGCAAATCATGCGCTTAACGGATTTCCTTGATCCACGTCAACTTTTTATCCTACAAAGTCTAACTTCACAAGTCCAAGACGTCAAAGTATCGGCATCCGGTGGATACGATGGTGCAGAGAGGGTGCGTGTTTTACTACACCCTTCCTATATCGTACCTGAGGATGTCGATTTTCGCTTGCGATTGTTTGAAATTAAGGGTAATCAACGTTTTGTTGCATTGGAACATCGGGATGTAATGGGGGCATTATTGCATGTAGGCTTAAAACGGGAAAAATTCGGTGATATCTTGCTTGGCGAAGATTCGTGTCAAACAGTCGTAGCCGAAGAAGTGGCAGATTTTGTACGAATGCAGGTTACTAACATCCATCGAATTCCCGTTAGTTTGCAAGAGCTACCTTTAGCGGATCTCAAAGTACCTGAGAAAAAGGGATCAAACAAGACCTTCACCGTGCTATCTGCCCGACTGGATGCCATTATTGGAGAGGTGTGTAACCTTTCACGAGCAAAGGCGTTGCTTCCAATTCGTGCTGGGAAATGCAAAGTGAATCATAAAGTCGTCGAAGACCCCTCGCATAATATTAATCAAGGTGATATGATTTCGCTTGGTGGCTTTGGGCGATTTGAAATTACAGAGGTAACTGGCCCGACTAAAAGTGGTCGCTTACGTCTGACAGCTTTTATTTTTTCATGA
- a CDS encoding mandelate racemase/muconate lactonizing enzyme family protein encodes MIIERIETYPCLHRLREPYGDANGYKKYRSCYMIKIVTSSGLEGWGECIDWLPTLEVGFRKRIIPYLIGKQATDRNKLVTVVKKWHQRAATGVSMALMEIVSKSGGLSISDLYGGMWRDTIPVYASLQSYRDTPYWEQQSYKQVEQAVLDGFQMAKIKIGGRTIKEDQAHVQLLMAKLDSQMSFALDANQSYDVASVGAWQQLFLKWGNLLWLEEPMPMDRLHDYVLLRSKLPIPLAGGENILNVKAFHSLCQIGAIDIAQPDPMHEDGIDGYRHTLVTVRSFGYRVSPHVFDGALTRLHALFAQACLPAWSKMTGDEIEPVEWDIMENPFTQLIPLSPHQGVVTLPKGVGLGIEIDTDILAHYSWDGSIYQA; translated from the coding sequence TTGATTATAGAGCGGATTGAAACATACCCCTGCCTCCACAGGTTACGTGAGCCTTATGGCGATGCAAATGGCTACAAAAAGTATCGTTCCTGTTACATGATTAAAATTGTGACAAGCTCTGGTTTGGAAGGCTGGGGAGAATGTATTGATTGGCTACCTACGCTGGAAGTAGGCTTTCGCAAACGAATCATTCCTTACTTAATTGGCAAGCAGGCAACGGATCGAAATAAACTGGTCACAGTTGTGAAAAAGTGGCATCAACGAGCTGCTACCGGCGTTAGTATGGCCTTGATGGAGATTGTGAGTAAGAGTGGGGGACTATCCATAAGCGATCTATATGGAGGGATGTGGCGTGACACAATACCCGTCTATGCTTCGCTACAATCGTATCGGGATACACCTTACTGGGAACAGCAATCTTATAAACAAGTGGAACAGGCCGTACTGGATGGTTTTCAGATGGCAAAAATTAAAATTGGTGGGAGAACAATCAAAGAGGATCAAGCTCACGTACAACTCTTAATGGCTAAGCTCGACTCCCAAATGTCTTTTGCCCTGGATGCAAATCAGAGCTATGATGTGGCTAGTGTAGGAGCATGGCAGCAACTTTTTTTAAAATGGGGGAATTTGTTGTGGCTAGAGGAGCCCATGCCCATGGATCGCCTACATGATTATGTTTTATTGCGGTCTAAGCTACCCATTCCATTAGCAGGTGGGGAAAATATCTTAAATGTAAAGGCTTTTCACAGCCTATGCCAGATCGGAGCGATTGATATAGCCCAACCTGACCCGATGCATGAGGATGGGATCGACGGGTATCGTCATACGCTAGTAACCGTACGTAGTTTTGGCTATCGTGTTTCTCCACATGTATTTGATGGTGCCTTAACACGGTTGCATGCATTATTTGCGCAGGCCTGCCTGCCTGCATGGAGCAAGATGACAGGAGATGAAATAGAACCTGTTGAGTGGGATATTATGGAGAACCCTTTTACCCAATTAATTCCTCTCTCACCACATCAAGGAGTGGTTACGTTGCCAAAAGGAGTGGGACTTGGTATAGAGATCGATACGGATATCCTAGCTCACTATAGCTGGGATGGTAGTATATATCAGGCCTAA
- a CDS encoding DivIVA domain-containing protein, giving the protein MPLTPLDIHNKEFSSGFRGYNVDEVNEFLDQIIKDFELMIKEKREIEERMSLLTERLDHYKNLEENLSKSILVAQETAEEVRNNARKESQLILKEAEKNADRIINEALAKSRKVAIEIEELKKRASVYRMRFRTLLEAQLEMIENGDWDDLQKMDSSYEG; this is encoded by the coding sequence ATGCCATTAACGCCTCTTGATATACATAACAAGGAATTTAGTTCCGGTTTCCGCGGTTATAATGTGGATGAAGTCAATGAGTTCTTGGACCAAATCATAAAAGACTTCGAGCTTATGATCAAGGAAAAAAGGGAAATTGAAGAGCGTATGTCGCTATTAACGGAGCGTTTGGACCATTATAAGAACTTAGAAGAGAATTTGAGTAAATCAATTCTAGTTGCTCAAGAAACAGCAGAAGAAGTGAGAAACAATGCGCGTAAAGAGTCGCAGTTGATCTTAAAAGAAGCTGAAAAGAATGCCGATCGAATTATCAATGAAGCCTTGGCTAAATCACGCAAGGTAGCAATTGAGATTGAAGAGCTGAAAAAACGCGCTTCTGTCTATCGCATGCGTTTTCGCACATTGCTTGAAGCACAATTAGAAATGATAGAGAATGGCGATTGGGACGATTTGCAAAAAATGGATTCTTCCTATGAAGGATAA
- the ileS gene encoding isoleucine--tRNA ligase, translating into MDYGKTLNLPKTEFPMRGNLPVREPEVEARWEEMDIYKQVLERTKDRPSFILHDGPPYANGDIHIGHSLNKTLKDIIVRYKSMAGFYAPYVPGWDTHGLPIEQAIVNAQKLDRRNIEVNDFRKRCEEYAWGYVEKQRDQFKRLGIRGDWENPYVTLLPEYEAAQIRVFGAMATKGYIYKGLRCVYWSPSSETALADAEIEYYDKRSASIYVRFMVGDGKGKLDQDTGVIIWTTTPWTLPANKAISLNPDLEYSVVVADGNKYLVASGLIESVTKEIGWEQVEAVQTFKGSDLEGIETQHPFYERISPVILGDHVTLDAGTGCVHTAPGHGEDDFNVAKKYNIEVLCPVDHEGKLTKEAPGFEGLFYEDANKVVSEKLKENGALLKLSFITHSYPHDWRTKKPIIFRATEQWFASVEGFRSQMLQAIKDVKWTPHWGETRLANMVADRNDWCISRQRVWGVPIPIFYCKTCNEPIINEQTIDHIANLFAKEGSGVWFAREASELIPAGLTCKCGCKEFRKETDIMDVWFDSGSSHEAVLRQRDNLSWPADLYLEGSDQYRGWFNSSLSTSVAVHGKAPYKSILSHGFTLDGEGRKMSKSLGNTIVPKEVTDKLGADILRLWVSSVDYQSDHRISDAILAQNAEVYRKIRNTFRFLLGNLAGFDPTKDRVEYDRLPELDRFMLAKAAEMVKRTRKAYDEYQFHTVYQTVHNFCTIELSSFYMDISKDRLYVEAPNGEERRAAQTVMYDILLDLVKLLSPIIPHTADEVWRFIPGVTEESVQLTDMPEANEQHLFSAEEQAKWTTFLEIRDEVLKAMEEARRNKVFGNSVDAKLVLYPHTQEVYQTLMDMEYLADLFIVADIEMHEAGTEAPAEAAKLEGISVVVLAAEGGKCERCRVVKEDVGTVESHPSTCERCATIVDEHFSHVTE; encoded by the coding sequence ATCGATTATGGAAAGACGCTTAACCTGCCAAAAACCGAATTTCCGATGCGTGGAAATTTGCCAGTTCGTGAGCCTGAAGTAGAAGCAAGATGGGAAGAAATGGACATCTATAAACAAGTTTTGGAGCGTACTAAGGATCGCCCAAGCTTTATTCTACATGATGGCCCTCCTTACGCGAACGGAGATATCCATATTGGTCATTCTTTAAATAAAACATTAAAGGATATTATCGTACGCTACAAATCAATGGCTGGTTTTTATGCACCGTATGTTCCTGGTTGGGATACACATGGTCTACCAATTGAGCAAGCAATTGTAAATGCACAGAAATTAGATCGTCGTAACATCGAAGTTAACGATTTTCGTAAACGTTGTGAAGAATATGCGTGGGGCTATGTAGAAAAACAACGCGATCAATTTAAACGTTTGGGTATTCGTGGCGATTGGGAAAACCCTTATGTAACTCTGCTACCTGAATATGAAGCGGCCCAAATTCGAGTGTTTGGTGCCATGGCTACAAAAGGTTATATTTACAAAGGTCTGCGTTGTGTATATTGGTCTCCATCTTCTGAAACAGCCTTAGCTGATGCAGAAATTGAATACTACGACAAACGTTCTGCATCTATCTACGTGCGTTTCATGGTGGGTGATGGAAAAGGTAAATTAGATCAAGACACTGGTGTTATCATCTGGACAACTACTCCTTGGACTCTGCCAGCCAATAAGGCTATCTCGCTAAATCCTGATTTGGAATATAGTGTAGTGGTTGCAGATGGAAATAAATATCTAGTAGCTTCTGGTCTAATAGAATCCGTAACCAAAGAAATTGGTTGGGAGCAAGTGGAAGCTGTACAAACCTTTAAAGGCTCTGATTTAGAAGGAATTGAAACACAGCATCCATTCTATGAGCGTATTTCCCCAGTAATTTTGGGTGATCACGTTACATTAGACGCTGGTACAGGTTGTGTTCATACTGCCCCAGGACACGGGGAAGACGACTTTAACGTTGCTAAGAAATACAATATCGAAGTACTATGCCCAGTTGATCATGAAGGAAAGCTGACAAAAGAAGCACCGGGCTTCGAAGGTCTGTTCTATGAAGATGCCAACAAAGTGGTATCTGAAAAACTGAAAGAAAACGGAGCTTTATTAAAATTAAGCTTCATCACTCACTCCTACCCACATGACTGGCGTACGAAAAAACCAATCATTTTCCGTGCGACAGAACAATGGTTCGCGTCTGTGGAAGGCTTCCGTAGCCAAATGCTACAAGCTATTAAAGATGTGAAATGGACTCCACATTGGGGCGAAACACGTCTTGCTAACATGGTGGCGGATCGTAATGACTGGTGCATCTCTCGTCAGCGTGTTTGGGGAGTGCCAATCCCAATCTTCTATTGTAAAACGTGCAACGAACCGATCATCAATGAACAAACTATTGATCATATCGCTAACTTGTTTGCTAAAGAAGGCTCTGGTGTGTGGTTTGCTCGTGAAGCCTCTGAGCTAATCCCAGCAGGATTGACTTGCAAGTGCGGTTGCAAAGAATTCCGTAAAGAAACAGATATCATGGACGTTTGGTTTGATTCAGGTTCCTCACATGAAGCAGTATTGCGTCAACGTGACAATCTAAGCTGGCCTGCTGATTTGTATTTAGAGGGTTCTGACCAATATCGTGGTTGGTTTAACTCTTCTCTATCCACTTCGGTAGCTGTTCATGGTAAGGCACCATATAAAAGCATCCTAAGCCATGGTTTCACATTAGATGGTGAAGGACGTAAGATGTCTAAATCACTTGGGAATACGATTGTTCCAAAAGAAGTAACAGACAAGCTGGGTGCTGATATTTTACGCCTGTGGGTTTCCTCTGTTGACTATCAATCAGACCACCGTATTTCTGATGCGATTCTTGCTCAGAATGCAGAGGTATATCGTAAAATCCGTAATACATTCCGCTTCTTGCTTGGTAACTTGGCTGGCTTTGATCCAACGAAAGATCGTGTAGAGTACGATCGCTTGCCTGAGTTAGATCGCTTTATGTTGGCAAAAGCGGCAGAAATGGTAAAACGTACACGCAAAGCATACGATGAATATCAATTCCATACTGTATATCAAACTGTGCATAACTTCTGCACGATCGAGCTTTCTTCTTTCTATATGGACATCTCTAAAGATCGTTTATATGTAGAAGCACCAAATGGTGAAGAGCGCCGTGCAGCACAAACCGTTATGTATGATATCTTGCTTGATCTAGTGAAATTGTTGTCACCAATCATCCCGCATACAGCAGATGAGGTATGGCGTTTTATTCCAGGTGTAACGGAGGAAAGTGTACAGCTTACCGATATGCCAGAAGCAAATGAGCAACATTTATTCAGTGCAGAAGAGCAGGCAAAATGGACGACTTTCTTAGAAATTCGCGATGAAGTGTTAAAAGCGATGGAAGAAGCACGCCGCAACAAAGTATTTGGTAATTCCGTCGATGCTAAATTAGTTCTTTACCCACACACGCAAGAAGTATATCAAACGCTTATGGATATGGAATATTTAGCAGATCTATTTATCGTAGCGGATATTGAAATGCATGAAGCTGGTACAGAAGCACCTGCGGAGGCTGCTAAACTAGAAGGTATTTCTGTAGTTGTACTTGCGGCTGAAGGTGGAAAGTGTGAACGTTGCCGTGTCGTGAAAGAAGACGTAGGAACAGTGGAATCGCACCCATCTACATGCGAGCGTTGTGCTACGATTGTTGACGAACATTTTTCACATGTAACCGAGTAA
- a CDS encoding cell division protein SepF: MGVMNKLMNFFGLENEEYVEEYVEEERDQEAPPKKNGQKSSSAAGSNVVSLHAARDREGIRLMLFEPRHYSDAQDIADSLRNRRPVVVNLQRVENDQAKRIIDFLSGTVYALNGDIQKVGEQIFVCTPDHVDIQGTISSVIVEE; encoded by the coding sequence TTGGGTGTCATGAATAAACTTATGAATTTTTTTGGTCTGGAAAATGAAGAGTACGTGGAAGAGTATGTGGAAGAAGAGCGTGATCAGGAAGCTCCTCCTAAGAAAAATGGGCAGAAATCATCATCAGCGGCAGGAAGTAATGTGGTGAGCCTGCATGCAGCCAGAGACCGGGAAGGTATTAGGCTCATGCTATTTGAACCACGTCATTATAGCGATGCACAGGATATCGCAGACAGTTTGAGAAATAGAAGACCTGTTGTAGTTAATTTACAACGTGTCGAGAACGATCAGGCAAAACGCATTATTGATTTCCTCAGTGGAACGGTATATGCCTTGAATGGAGACATCCAGAAGGTAGGGGAACAAATTTTTGTTTGTACGCCTGATCATGTAGATATCCAGGGAACCATTTCAAGCGTAATAGTAGAAGAGTAA
- a CDS encoding TraR/DksA C4-type zinc finger protein, translating into MDKQMLAHAKERLLDEKESITKRLEENDHYGMKSAMGETTSELSTYDNHPADVASELFEREKDIALYQLDRETLGEIDQALEHINAGTYGICTVCGKEIPTERLEALPQALTCKEHAPAPAVNNQRPIEERFMEPAFGRTSMDEKEANFFDGEDAWQIVESWGTSSTPFSFQDTDKTDYNQMYIESDEADGYVEAVEQIGYTDMYGYHGPDSVHFMRSRTYDRYMDQNEGKGLVVSYDQYLDDLAKQEADDDLSNL; encoded by the coding sequence ATGGATAAACAGATGCTGGCTCATGCAAAGGAGAGACTCCTTGATGAGAAGGAGAGCATAACAAAACGTTTAGAGGAAAACGATCACTATGGTATGAAAAGCGCTATGGGTGAAACTACCTCTGAGCTTTCCACTTATGATAATCATCCTGCCGATGTTGCTTCTGAATTATTTGAGCGGGAAAAAGATATCGCCTTGTACCAACTGGATCGCGAAACATTAGGCGAAATAGATCAAGCACTAGAGCATATAAATGCGGGGACATATGGAATTTGTACAGTCTGTGGAAAAGAAATTCCAACCGAAAGATTAGAAGCATTACCACAAGCACTTACATGCAAAGAACATGCCCCAGCTCCTGCTGTAAACAATCAGCGTCCAATTGAGGAGCGGTTTATGGAACCGGCCTTTGGACGAACTTCGATGGATGAAAAAGAAGCAAATTTCTTTGATGGTGAAGATGCATGGCAGATTGTTGAGTCATGGGGAACCTCCAGTACTCCCTTTTCTTTTCAAGACACGGATAAAACAGATTATAACCAGATGTATATTGAGTCAGATGAAGCTGATGGTTATGTAGAAGCCGTGGAACAGATAGGCTACACCGATATGTATGGCTACCATGGACCAGACAGTGTTCATTTTATGCGGAGCCGTACGTATGATCGTTACATGGATCAAAACGAGGGAAAAGGTTTAGTCGTATCGTATGACCAGTATTTAGACGACTTGGCCAAGCAGGAAGCGGATGATGATCTTAGCAACTTGTAA
- a CDS encoding YggT family protein: MYTLVAIINFAFQIYFYMVIAYVFMSWVPQMRETSIGQLLERLVEPYLSIFRRFIPPLGFIDLSPMVAMLALYFAREGLFSLLSRFL; encoded by the coding sequence ATGTATACATTGGTTGCAATTATTAATTTTGCGTTTCAAATCTACTTTTACATGGTAATTGCCTATGTCTTTATGTCATGGGTACCACAAATGAGGGAAACGTCTATTGGTCAATTGCTGGAACGATTGGTAGAACCTTACCTATCTATTTTCCGTCGTTTCATTCCGCCTCTTGGCTTTATTGACTTATCTCCGATGGTTGCAATGCTTGCATTGTATTTTGCTAGAGAGGGCCTATTTTCTCTATTGAGTAGGTTCTTGTAA
- a CDS encoding YggS family pyridoxal phosphate-dependent enzyme gives MTRMVAKATVEQRMVDIEQKISAACKRSNRQREEVKVVAVTKYVDTPAIGEIIAAGLTHIGENRIQDALPKYEAYKDKAVWHYIGHLQTNKVKDVVGRFTYIHSLDRLSLAQEIEKRASKLGIVVSCFLQINISQEETKFGLHPDDVLAFVKEISNMEHISVDGLMTMAPQTEDPEEIRYVFRGLREWQQRLKECNLPRITVRELSMGMSGDFEIAIEEGATFVRLGSVLVQPE, from the coding sequence ATGACTAGAATGGTAGCAAAAGCTACAGTTGAACAGCGTATGGTCGACATTGAACAGAAAATATCGGCAGCTTGTAAGCGATCAAATCGTCAGCGTGAAGAGGTAAAAGTCGTAGCTGTGACGAAATATGTAGATACACCTGCAATAGGAGAAATCATCGCAGCTGGGCTTACCCACATTGGGGAAAATCGAATTCAAGATGCTCTTCCAAAATACGAAGCGTATAAAGACAAGGCGGTCTGGCACTATATCGGTCATTTACAAACAAACAAGGTAAAAGATGTAGTGGGACGATTTACTTACATACATTCCCTAGACAGATTATCATTGGCCCAAGAAATCGAAAAACGTGCTAGTAAGCTAGGAATTGTCGTTTCTTGCTTTTTACAGATAAATATTTCCCAAGAGGAAACAAAATTTGGTTTACATCCAGATGATGTCTTGGCTTTTGTCAAAGAAATTAGTAATATGGAACACATAAGCGTTGATGGATTAATGACTATGGCACCGCAAACAGAAGACCCCGAAGAGATTCGGTATGTGTTTCGGGGCTTGCGCGAATGGCAACAACGACTCAAAGAATGTAACCTACCTCGTATAACTGTCCGGGAATTATCAATGGGCATGTCTGGAGATTTTGAGATCGCGATTGAAGAAGGAGCCACGTTTGTGCGGCTGGGCTCCGTACTCGTGCAACCGGAATAG